A segment of the Echinicola strongylocentroti genome:
TTGCTGGTCGATGAGCCTTTTGAGGTCCTGTAATTCCTCCTCGCTCATATCTGTTTCTGATGTAAAGAAGGATGCAAACTGAGCCGGGGAGTTGTCAAAGAAGTTCTTGATCAATCCTTTTACGTGATAGCCGAAATAGGTGTTTTTTTTGATTAGCGGATAATATTCCCGCGAATTGCCGAAGGTTCTGTACGCTACGAATTTTTTATCAGCCATTCTTTTGAGCAAAGTGGCCACTGTGGTGGGGGCTGGCTTTGGATCAGGATAGGCAAGGAGTAAATCCTTCATAAATGCCGTCCCCATTTTCCAGAGGTAATTCATCAATTGTTCTTCACTTGCAGACAGCTTCATTTCTATGTTTTTAGAGTCGTTTCTATAAATGTAGAAACAAAGCGCCAGAAAGTCAACTATTTGGTTAGTTAAATTTATTCTCTATGAATATTGGACTCTAGGAGGGATAAAAAGAACTACAATTCAAATACTTTCTTCATGACTTGCCATTTTTCGCCTTGAGGTACGCCGGGCAGGCCTTGCTGGTAAGTCCACATCAGGTCTTCCCATTCCTTTACTTTTGGATTGGAAGCGTCCATGGCGGCTTTTTTCTCAAAAGAAAAATCTTCATCTGTTTCCATGATCATGAAGAGCCGGTTTTCCCAGCGATAGATTTCCATCATGTGGATACCAGCCTCCTTGATGCTCTTTTGGATTTCCGGCCAGACGGCTTGATGGTATTCTTCGTATTCTGCGATTAGCCTTGGATCATTTTTCAGGTCCAGTGCCATGGTGTATCTCTTTGACATATTTCTAATTAGTTAACCTTGGATCAAAATGGAATGGTTGTCGATCGATAATTTTGACTTCTTTATAAGTTGGGTTTTGGCAATTTAATATGAAGTTGTGAGAGCTATGGATGATACAGCTGGGAACTTTTAGGGCTACTGTTTTATTTTTTGTTACCCATTTTTCACCTAATTCTGCAAGGATAGTGGGGGCAGGATAGGCTTTCCAATTGGGAGGTAATTCTTCAACGGACAATGAAGTGATATTGTCTGGGCATTTGAGAATGACGATATCCAGTTCAGGAACAAGCATTGGAGGAGTATGGACGATTGTTTCCAGCAGAGCGATTTCTTTGTTTTCTCCAGTGTAAAGAACAGGCGTTCCCTTTTTGTTCCAGCGTCCACCGAACAATGCAGCTCCTGTGCCAGATAGATCTCCTGCGTATTTGCGGTTTACAATCCTATAAATAAGCATATCCCCTTAACTATAAACCCCATGTTCAATTCTACCTAGTATATCCCTTACTTTAGATATACCCCCTGGTACTTCCAATAACTCGTGTGGTTCTATACCTCCAAGGGCAGTATTGGGAAGATTGAGCCATTTGTTGAAATTTTCTTTACTATCGAATACTTCAATACCATAAAGAAATAAATCGGTAAGCTCGAATAGTAGAATGGAATAATTACGGTCTAAAGGTTTTTTGGCTTTGATCCATCTGTAAAGTGTTGGAGAAGATATGTTCAACATGTGAGCGGTATCTTCTCTTGATATATTGAAGTAGTCCTTGAAGTTTTTTACAATGGATGAACTGATGCCTTTCTTAGCGATATGGATAAAATCGTAAGGACTGTTGATGGTCTCTTTTACATGATCTTTTCCTAGTACCTCTACAAGCTTTTTATAGTGTTCGGTAGTTTGATGGCTATCTTTGATCATTTGACAAATTATTTTATTAAATGAACGAAATTTGTGCCGTATTGTTTCAGTTCAGTACCAAAAAACAATTATCAAATACCATAAAACCCTGCAGCCGTATTTCCCATAATGTCGGCTTGCTCGTGTTGACTTAGCTGGTGGATGTAATTCTCGACGATGGTTACATTTAATGGATAGTCTGCTGCTACTTGGGCCACTGGCCAGTCACTTCCAAACATCAACCTTTTGGTGCCAAAAGCCTCAAAAACCACATCCATGTATGGTTTCAACCCCTCTTTTGTCCAATTGCTCCAATCCGCTTCTGTGACCATTCCGGAGACTTTGCAGAAGACGTTTTCCCTTTTTGCCAGCCGGTTCATCTTTGTGGCCCATTCGTCTATTTTGCCATCTTTGATATACGGTTTGGCTAGATGGTCGATCACAAAGGGCTGTTGGGGGAATTGGGTCACCAGATCGGTGGCCTCGTCCAAGTGGTGGGGGAAAATGAGGATATCGTAGGTGAAACCGAATTTTTGGAGATGGCTGATCCCATTTCTGAAGGACGGTGCTGCCATCAGCTCGGGAGGTTGGCCTTGGAGGATCATCCTGAATCCTGTCATATTAGGTTCTTGGGCATATTTTTCTAGATCCATCAAGATGTTTTCTGAGGATAGGTCCACCCATCCCACTACTTTTTTGATCCAAGGGTTTTGGCTTGCTAGATCGAGCAAAAAAGTATTTTCCTCAAATGATTCGTCAGCCTGAACCACCACGCTTCCATCAATTCCTTCCTTATCCAAAAGGGGCTTTAAGTCCGCTGGCAAAAAATCCCGTTGGATGACCTGCATGCTGTCATCTATCCAAGCATGTTTATCTGCGTTATACTGCCAAAAATGCTGATGAGCATCGATTTTCATATTGTTTACGTTGGTTTTTGGGTTTAACCCGGAATATGCATTAGCCTATCTACGCCACGGCGCACAGGTGTTGCGACCTTAAACTGCTTCAAAATCAGCCGTTTCACTTTAGTTTTCGGCATAACCGTAGCGGTGCTACGCTAATGCCTCCAAACTAACTGATTTTCTTGTAATTTCAGCTCTCACTACGATTCCTAACGCATAATCCGGGTTGAAAAAAGAAAGCCTGCCAATCGTTTGACTGGCAGGCAAAGCAATCGTTGAAATTATCCTTTATAATTCACGGCCTTTTGACTGGAAGTGCCGAGTCCATCGATGCCCAGTTCAACCACATCACCTTCTTTTAGGTACGTAGGCGGGTTCAGGCCGAGTCCTACGCCTGCAGGTGTTCCGGTGGAAATGATATCACCAGGTAGCAGTGTCATATAGTTGCTCAGGTGACTTACCAAGGTAGGGATGTCGAATACCAAGTCAGAAGTATTGCTGTCTTGGAGCATCTTGCCATTGAGTTTTAACCAAAGTCTCAGGTTGTGTGGGTCCTTGATTTCGTCTTTGGTAACCAAGTATGGTCCGAGTGGAGAGAAGTGGTCATTGCTCTTTCCTTTTACCCATTGCCCACCATGATTGAGTTGGAAGTCACGCTCTGATACGTCGTTAAGCAGACAGTATCCGGCTACATAGTCCATGGCGTTGTCCTTGTCCACATAGCTGGCTTTTTTACCGATCATTACGGCAAGTTCCACTTCCCAGTCGGTCTTTTCGGAGTTGCGCGGGATGATGATATTGTCATTCGGGCCACATAGGGAAGAAGTAGCTTTCATGAAGATCACGGGCTGCTTAGGCACGTCCATTCCGCTTTCTTTGGCGTGAAGGGAGTAGTTCAGTCCGATGCAGATAATTTTGGATGGGCGCTTGATGGGAGGGCCGAGGCGAACATCACCGCTGATTTCCGGACAGTTGGCTTCGTTGCTTTCCAGCCATGTAGCGAGTCTATTGAGACCGTCTTTGTCCAAGAAGTCTTCTGTCCAATCTTCTCCGAAGGCACTGCAGTCTATGCGGGTTCCATTGGCTTTTTCAATACCTGGTTTTTCTTCCCCAGGGTTTCCAAATCGTAATAATTTCATGTGTAGTTATTAGGTTACTTAGTTGCTTGATTTTTTGTCAGGGGATTTGCCCATCCCCTTTAGTCGGGCTCAGGATTTTAAATCCTGAACCCGCTGGACTGTCATAAGATCAGTCAGGGCCGAAGTTACATCTTCAAGCTGACAAACCCTCCGTCTATCGGGTAGTTTCCGCCAGTAAGAAATGACGCCTCATCTGAGCTGAGGTACAGGGCCATCGCCGCAATTTCCTCTGGTTTGCCCATTCTTCCGATAGGCTGGGTAGCGGCTAGCTTGTCAAACATTTCTTTTTCTTTGCCCGGGTAGTTTTTGGCCAAGAAGCCATCCACGAAAGGGGTGTGTACCCGTCCCGGGGCGATGCTGTTGACACGGATATTGTATTCGACATAATCTCTGGCCATCGAAAGGGTCATGGCAAAGACAGCCCCTTTGGTCATGGAATAGGCAAATCGATCTGGGAGTCCCATGGTCGAGGCAATAGAGGCCATATTGATGATGGAGCCGCCATTTTCTTTCATTTTGGGAAGTGTGCCCAAGCTGCAGTTATAGATCCCTTTGACATTTACTTGATAGAGCCTGTCAAAGTCATCTTCCCCTGTGTTTTCCAAGTTTCCAATATGTGAAATCCCTGCGTTGTTGACCAATACGTCAATATTTCCGGGAATAGAAGCAATGGTGTCCTGCATTTCAGAGGTCTTCGACACATCTCCTTGGAGAAAAGTAACCGTAAGCCCTTTTGCGATGAGGTCATTGGCCGCTTTTTCCCCTGCCTTTTGGTCATAATCAATAAAAAAAACGTTGGCGCCTTCTTCGGCAAAACGAGTGGTCATGGCCAAGCCAATGCCACTTGCCCCTCCTGTAATTAAGATGGTTTTATTTTTCATAATTATATTTCGTCCAATTTTCTGTATGGCAAGCTAATCAGTTTCACCTAAAAGCCTGTCCTGTGGAATGCTGAAAATTTTTGGCGGTTTTCACCGTTTATTGAACCCAGAATAGGTATTAGATAATCTATTACGGTTTAGGCCTTGGCAGTTTCTTCATTCCATACAGGCCCAGTGGCAAAGTCATATTCTGCCAAGGATTCCGCTTTGATTTCGATGCTGTATCCCGGGAGTTTTGGAGCTTGGTAGCGACCGTTCTTGATGATCACCGGATCAATGAAGTGTTCATGCAGGTGATCGACATATTCGATGACACGGCC
Coding sequences within it:
- a CDS encoding BlaI/MecI/CopY family transcriptional regulator, giving the protein MKLSASEEQLMNYLWKMGTAFMKDLLLAYPDPKPAPTTVATLLKRMADKKFVAYRTFGNSREYYPLIKKNTYFGYHVKGLIKNFFDNSPAQFASFFTSETDMSEEELQDLKRLIDQQLKNKKP
- a CDS encoding L-rhamnose mutarotase, coding for MSKRYTMALDLKNDPRLIAEYEEYHQAVWPEIQKSIKEAGIHMMEIYRWENRLFMIMETDEDFSFEKKAAMDASNPKVKEWEDLMWTYQQGLPGVPQGEKWQVMKKVFEL
- a CDS encoding RES family NAD+ phosphorylase, with protein sequence MLIYRIVNRKYAGDLSGTGAALFGGRWNKKGTPVLYTGENKEIALLETIVHTPPMLVPELDIVILKCPDNITSLSVEELPPNWKAYPAPTILAELGEKWVTKNKTVALKVPSCIIHSSHNFILNCQNPTYKEVKIIDRQPFHFDPRLTN
- the parS gene encoding type II RES/Xre toxin-antitoxin system antitoxin gives rise to the protein MIKDSHQTTEHYKKLVEVLGKDHVKETINSPYDFIHIAKKGISSSIVKNFKDYFNISREDTAHMLNISSPTLYRWIKAKKPLDRNYSILLFELTDLFLYGIEVFDSKENFNKWLNLPNTALGGIEPHELLEVPGGISKVRDILGRIEHGVYS
- a CDS encoding amidohydrolase family protein, which translates into the protein MKIDAHQHFWQYNADKHAWIDDSMQVIQRDFLPADLKPLLDKEGIDGSVVVQADESFEENTFLLDLASQNPWIKKVVGWVDLSSENILMDLEKYAQEPNMTGFRMILQGQPPELMAAPSFRNGISHLQKFGFTYDILIFPHHLDEATDLVTQFPQQPFVIDHLAKPYIKDGKIDEWATKMNRLAKRENVFCKVSGMVTEADWSNWTKEGLKPYMDVVFEAFGTKRLMFGSDWPVAQVAADYPLNVTIVENYIHQLSQHEQADIMGNTAAGFYGI
- a CDS encoding fumarylacetoacetate hydrolase family protein, which produces MKLLRFGNPGEEKPGIEKANGTRIDCSAFGEDWTEDFLDKDGLNRLATWLESNEANCPEISGDVRLGPPIKRPSKIICIGLNYSLHAKESGMDVPKQPVIFMKATSSLCGPNDNIIIPRNSEKTDWEVELAVMIGKKASYVDKDNAMDYVAGYCLLNDVSERDFQLNHGGQWVKGKSNDHFSPLGPYLVTKDEIKDPHNLRLWLKLNGKMLQDSNTSDLVFDIPTLVSHLSNYMTLLPGDIISTGTPAGVGLGLNPPTYLKEGDVVELGIDGLGTSSQKAVNYKG
- a CDS encoding SDR family NAD(P)-dependent oxidoreductase; amino-acid sequence: MKNKTILITGGASGIGLAMTTRFAEEGANVFFIDYDQKAGEKAANDLIAKGLTVTFLQGDVSKTSEMQDTIASIPGNIDVLVNNAGISHIGNLENTGEDDFDRLYQVNVKGIYNCSLGTLPKMKENGGSIINMASIASTMGLPDRFAYSMTKGAVFAMTLSMARDYVEYNIRVNSIAPGRVHTPFVDGFLAKNYPGKEKEMFDKLAATQPIGRMGKPEEIAAMALYLSSDEASFLTGGNYPIDGGFVSLKM